In the genome of Dermacentor andersoni chromosome 3, qqDerAnde1_hic_scaffold, whole genome shotgun sequence, one region contains:
- the LOC140216600 gene encoding uncharacterized protein, translating to MAGSSRAVITADSGRGTSFLDGLKDYRIVLPPLPTGEGLKTMVVLHCDTAGRPYRIEDFRQPMKEAGVIEQVGGIGAYQMSHVWLVNFRSEEAKKKLLDIGHIVVKGKTCVVFDPERQEVRLKVHWCAFNVSNETLRRAFAEYGEVKEVSSDRWKTGGFENADSTTRVVRLVLREGVNLERIPHQLRIGNGTVLVVVPGRAPICLRCRNTGHIRRDCKVPKCSECHAFGHEEAECTKSYARVATRGTFGDNSELHMDEDEAEQAASNPVVESPTAAALSDEKEGAMPGTRESAPSTPKSATTSMDTNSPQDIPRPSEKSNEEPMESDPAAAKRRHDDVSAMSQEQRLRLLERQWGVGEGKKQRVTSGLRSSSLPRDDNPKT from the coding sequence ATGGCTGGCTCTTCGCGAGCAGTGATAACGGCCGATTCTGGCCGCGGAACATCGTTTTTGGACGGCCTGAAAGATTACAGGATTgtactgccgccgctgccaaccGGAGAAGGACTGAAAACAATGGTTGTTCTTCACTGCGACACCGCTGGAAGGCCTTACAGGATAGAAGATTTCCGCCAGCCGATGAAAGAAGCCGGCGTCATTGAACAGGTGGGCGGTATTGGAGCGTACCAGATGTCGCACGTCTGGTTAGTCAACTTCCGTAGTGAAGAAGCCAAGAAAAAGTTGCTCGACATAGGGCATATTGTTGTTAAAGGGAAGACTTGCGTTGTCTTTGACCCTGAAAGGCAGGAAGTGCGGCTGAAGGTGCATTGGTGTGCCTTCAACGTCAGCAACGAAACTTTGAGGCGGGCGTTCGCCGAGTACGGCGAAGTGAAAGAAGTTTCGAGCGATAGATGGAAGACCGGCGGGTTTGAAAACGCCGACTCGACTACTCGTGTTGTGCGGCTGGTTCTTCGAGAAGGTGTAAACCTCGAGCGCATACCCCATCAGCTGCGTATCGGGAACGGTACAGTATTAGTCGTCGTGCCCGGGCGTGCGCCGATATGTCTCCGCTGCCGCAACACAGGCCACATTAGGCGGGACTGCAAGGTGCCCAAGTGCAGCGAGTGCCACGCCTTCGGGCATGAAGAGGCTGAATGCACGAAGTCATACGCCCGCGTCGCGACTCGAGGAACATTCGGCGATAATAGTGAGCTGCACATGGACGAGGATGAAGCTGAGCAAGCTGCCTCCAACCCAGTGGTCGAGAGCCCAACGGCCGCAGCGCTGAGCGATGAAAAGGAAGGCGCCATGCCAGGGACTCGTGAGTCAGCGCCCAGCACCCCCAAGTCGGCAACCACGAGCATGGATACCAATTCACCGCAAGATATTCCACGCCCTTCTGAAAAAAGCAACGAGGAACCCATGGAGTCTGACCCTGCGGCTGCGAAACGACGCCACGACGATGTCAGTGCAATGAGCCAGGAGCAACGACTGCGTCTCCTAGAacgccagtggggcgtaggcgaaGGGAAAAAGCAGCGTGTCACCAGCGGGCTACGATCGTCGTCGCTTCCTCGCGACGACAACCCGAAGACCTAA
- the LOC126535776 gene encoding uncharacterized protein, translating into MSHLWLVTCVNSIAKQKLVDKGELLVKGLKCLVIDPECKNIKMKLLWLPPHLEQRRIAEALEPYGTVQSITREMWRCDGMEGWQMTNRDVAFTLKDGVSASNLPHLLSIYGHQCLILIPGRPPLCLRCNRVGHIRRHCRTPRCSNCHRYGHPADACIGTYADKLRANRPAEDDAITDDLLDVSEVVDATGETLPETHRQEQIKPSSADISVSQKPASEDETKAPDDEPTVSWAECPPVQDRPPSVESGSMCEAAKKRPAPSDNPSPSAKEARVPKVSKLTKPLRGTPTPADVPCVNVHLKVHSASPHQEGRGAPLEQRLDAAPT; encoded by the coding sequence ATGAGCCATTTGTGGTTAGTCACATGTGTTAACAGCATCGCGAAACAGAAACTTGTCGACAAAGGCGAGTTGCTGGTGAAAGGCCTCAAGTGCCTTGTCATAGACCCGGAATGCAAAAATATCAAGATGAAGCTTCTTTGGCTTCCCCCACACCTCGAACAGAGACGGATTGCTGAAGCGCTAGAGCCATATGGCACAGTGCAGTCCATCACGAGAGAAATGTGGCGGTGTGATGGCATGGAGGGCTGGCAAATGACTAATCGAGACGTCGCGTTCACATTGAAAGATGGGGTTTCTGCCAGTAATCTGCCACATCTATTGAGCATATATGGCCACCAGTGCCTTATCTTGATTCCTGGCCGACCACCACTTTGCCTCCGGTGCAACAGAGTTGGGCATATCCGGCGACACTGTAGAACACCGCGCTGCAGTAACTGTCACCGCTATGGTCACCCTGCAGATGCATGCATCGGAACCTacgctgacaaacttcgtgcaAATAGACCAGCTGAGGATGATGCCATCACCGATGATCTATTGGACGTGAGCGAAGTTGTGGACGCAACTGGCGAAACACTCCCTGAGACTCATCGACAAGAACAGATTAAGCCGTCATCGGCTGACATTAGCGTTAGCCAGAAGCCTGCGAGCGAGGATGAGACTAAGGCACCTGACGACGAACCAACTGTGTCTTGGGCAGAAtgtccaccagttcaagatcgcccACCGTCAGTGGAATCTGGATCGATGTGCGAGGCCGCCAAGAAGCGTCCAGCGCCATCCGACAATCCATCGCCCTCGGCAAAGGAGGCTCGCGTTCCCAAGGTGTCAAAGTTGACAAAACCGCTCCGGGGAACACCTACACCTGCTGATGTACCTtgtgttaacgtgcacctaaaagtCCATAGTGCATCACCTCATCAAGAAGGGAGAGGTGCACCTCTGGAGCAGCGTTTAGACGCTGCACCTACATAG